In one Nocardia tengchongensis genomic region, the following are encoded:
- a CDS encoding CrcB family protein, protein MAANTAGIDVALLGTIALGGAIGALTRYGVSLWVPHRGDIPWHTLAVNVIGCFLIGVLMVCITEIWAAHRLLRPFLGSASSADSPPCPPTPWKFVHCSNRAESAPVSATSGGRW, encoded by the coding sequence ATGGCGGCGAACACCGCGGGCATCGACGTCGCCCTGCTCGGCACCATCGCCCTGGGTGGGGCGATCGGGGCGCTGACGCGCTACGGGGTGAGCCTGTGGGTGCCGCACCGCGGGGACATCCCGTGGCACACCTTGGCGGTCAACGTGATCGGCTGCTTCCTGATCGGGGTGCTCATGGTCTGCATCACCGAGATCTGGGCCGCGCACCGGCTGCTGCGGCCGTTTCTGGGGTCGGCGTCCTCGGCGGATTCACCACCATGTCCACCTACGCCGTGGAAGTTCGTACACTGCTCGAATCGGGCCGAATCGGCTCCGGTCTCGGCTACCTCGGGGGGACGGTGGTGA
- a CDS encoding DUF190 domain-containing protein → MTTGSGDVVRRWVPASRLTVLLGEDDTYRHRPRYHEIVRRARDAGLAGASVWRGVEGYGVSSQIHTTRLLDLAERLPVMVMVIDDTDRLRSFVESNADLLDSVTVALSPVEVFDRPRP, encoded by the coding sequence ATGACGACAGGATCCGGTGACGTGGTCCGGCGGTGGGTGCCGGCGTCGCGGCTGACGGTGCTGCTCGGTGAGGACGACACATATCGGCATCGCCCCCGCTATCACGAGATCGTGCGGCGTGCCCGGGATGCCGGATTGGCCGGGGCGAGTGTGTGGCGTGGCGTCGAGGGTTACGGGGTGTCGTCGCAGATTCACACCACGCGGCTGCTCGATCTGGCCGAGCGGCTGCCGGTGATGGTGATGGTCATCGATGACACCGACCGGTTGCGTTCCTTTGTGGAAAGCAATGCGGACCTGCTGGATTCGGTGACCGTGGCACTCTCGCCCGTCGAGGTCTTCGACAGGCCACGGCCGTGA
- the crcB gene encoding fluoride efflux transporter CrcB, protein MTPLLVILGALVGAPARYLVDRALAHRFDSVLPLGTLAVNMGGSALLGALIGAGANHWLFAAAGTGFCGALTTFSTFGYETVRLAEEGAYSYAVANVVIGVGASLAAAYLGVQLGQWVRS, encoded by the coding sequence GTGACGCCGCTGCTGGTGATCCTCGGCGCGCTCGTCGGGGCGCCCGCCCGATATCTGGTGGATCGCGCGTTGGCCCATCGATTCGATAGTGTTCTCCCACTGGGCACACTGGCGGTGAACATGGGCGGTTCGGCCCTGCTGGGCGCGTTGATCGGTGCAGGAGCAAACCATTGGCTCTTCGCGGCCGCGGGAACGGGCTTCTGCGGGGCGCTGACCACGTTCAGTACGTTCGGATACGAAACGGTTCGATTGGCCGAGGAGGGCGCTTACAGCTATGCGGTGGCGAACGTCGTGATCGGCGTCGGCGCGAGCCTGGCGGCGGCCTACCTCGGTGTCCAGCTCGGACAGTGGGTGCGGTCGTGA